Proteins from a genomic interval of Paenibacillus sp. FSL H8-0048:
- a CDS encoding ABC transporter substrate-binding protein, which translates to MPSLKKIVLPLTLLLFTLILASCGQPDNSSAPTPSAAATSQATVAPEASPAGVKEAAATRKYTDYKKREVEIPATPQKIVYVGSNPGDLLALGIMPAGASLSVIGTQVAYPDLLEGIEDIGYPFSAEKILAVSPDLIIFDDWDETGIEALSKIAPTVVVGLDGTFPTEERVRQIADLLGRTAAADQWFKDYQAKVDAVKKQLNLKEGETATSLLVLGQDLYIMGNKGLNETLFGRLGFKPAEGVQKVITADERFVTISDEVLPQYVGTHLFLLTDTGSKTVARQNALMDSGLWKAIPAVKEGRVYTLDSKYNFDDPITLDRLLDEIAGIFKGKQ; encoded by the coding sequence ATGCCAAGCCTCAAAAAAATAGTACTCCCGTTAACCCTGCTTCTCTTCACCCTGATCCTGGCCTCCTGCGGTCAACCGGATAACTCGTCTGCGCCAACTCCTTCAGCCGCCGCCACAAGTCAGGCAACTGTAGCGCCCGAAGCCAGTCCGGCGGGTGTCAAGGAAGCTGCTGCAACACGGAAATATACCGATTACAAGAAACGCGAGGTTGAGATTCCCGCAACCCCTCAGAAGATTGTCTATGTCGGCAGCAATCCGGGTGACCTACTGGCGCTGGGGATCATGCCTGCGGGAGCTTCGTTAAGCGTCATCGGCACACAAGTGGCTTACCCCGATCTGCTCGAAGGGATCGAGGACATCGGATACCCGTTCTCCGCCGAGAAGATTCTGGCCGTGTCCCCGGACCTGATTATCTTCGACGACTGGGACGAGACCGGAATCGAAGCATTAAGCAAAATCGCACCGACCGTGGTCGTGGGGCTGGACGGTACCTTCCCGACAGAGGAGCGTGTCCGGCAAATCGCTGACTTGCTCGGCCGCACAGCTGCTGCGGATCAGTGGTTCAAGGACTATCAGGCGAAGGTAGACGCTGTGAAGAAGCAGCTTAACCTGAAGGAAGGCGAGACAGCCACCTCCCTGCTTGTCCTGGGCCAGGATCTGTACATCATGGGCAATAAAGGCTTGAACGAAACGCTGTTTGGACGCCTCGGCTTCAAGCCTGCGGAAGGCGTCCAAAAGGTGATTACTGCCGATGAACGGTTCGTAACCATATCCGACGAGGTCTTGCCGCAGTACGTCGGCACCCACCTGTTCCTCCTGACCGACACCGGCAGCAAAACAGTTGCGAGACAGAACGCACTTATGGACAGCGGCTTATGGAAAGCGATCCCTGCCGTCAAGGAAGGCCGTGTATACACGCTCGACAGCAAATATAACTTCGACGATCCGATTACGCTCGATAGGTTGCTTGATGAGATTGCGGGCATTTTCAAAGGTAAACAGTAA
- a CDS encoding MFS transporter: protein MSVLFRNPVFTRLFLANFASQLGTVVGNMAFAYYLVDHFSTRPALAATAELMYSLPTLAVFWLVGVIADLLDRARIAVYSDWIRAGLTLLLLVALHFGLLTLCFLLLFLRSAVAKFFGPAEMGLLQGSIGREQYVQAAGLNQMIMGLFMLFGMSLGAFAYRFLGIEGALLIDGISFLLSGLLILSCRFHEDVRMPGGRHALRDIRFPRLIGDFLEGLRYILSHKLLLTLISGFLFFGIVNGVFAVLPIFTMKYKLSPDSYMLHASLITLCLGTGFLAGSVAASPLIRRFTRTRVLITGLLLSSLLIVALGSADSVWVYLPLVLIEGLCIAPVNIAIGSWLPELVIPKNMGRVNALIEPIMMLGHSLALGLVALAFPAILSVTWLHYLLAVCTLLVCVYYGFALPPLVRRLALNKAAASAAERAS from the coding sequence ATGTCTGTGCTTTTTCGAAACCCTGTCTTCACCAGACTGTTCCTGGCCAACTTCGCTTCCCAGCTCGGAACGGTGGTCGGAAATATGGCCTTTGCCTACTACCTGGTCGATCATTTCAGTACCCGTCCGGCGCTGGCGGCAACCGCTGAACTGATGTATTCTCTGCCTACTCTGGCCGTATTCTGGCTGGTGGGGGTCATCGCCGACCTGCTTGACCGTGCCCGTATCGCAGTATACAGCGATTGGATCAGGGCGGGATTAACTCTGCTGCTCCTCGTAGCCTTGCATTTCGGACTGCTGACCCTATGCTTCCTGCTGCTCTTCCTGCGCAGCGCCGTAGCGAAGTTCTTCGGTCCTGCCGAGATGGGCTTGCTGCAGGGCAGCATCGGCCGGGAGCAATATGTGCAGGCCGCCGGGCTGAACCAGATGATTATGGGACTGTTCATGCTGTTCGGCATGAGCCTTGGGGCATTCGCCTACCGGTTCCTCGGTATTGAAGGCGCCCTTCTGATCGACGGTATCAGCTTCCTCCTCTCCGGACTGCTCATTCTAAGCTGCCGGTTCCATGAGGATGTGCGGATGCCCGGCGGGCGCCACGCTCTGAGGGATATCCGTTTTCCCCGGCTGATCGGAGATTTCCTGGAAGGTCTTCGCTATATCCTCAGCCACAAGCTGCTCCTGACGCTCATCTCCGGCTTCCTGTTCTTCGGGATCGTCAATGGGGTGTTTGCAGTTTTGCCTATTTTTACGATGAAATACAAGCTCAGTCCCGATTCCTACATGCTTCATGCCTCGCTCATTACTCTGTGCCTGGGCACAGGGTTCCTGGCCGGAAGTGTGGCAGCCTCTCCCCTGATCCGCCGGTTCACGCGGACCCGGGTGCTGATCACCGGACTGCTGCTGTCCAGCCTGCTCATTGTTGCTCTGGGCTCAGCGGATAGCGTCTGGGTCTATCTTCCGCTTGTCCTCATAGAAGGCCTCTGCATTGCACCGGTGAACATAGCCATTGGCAGCTGGCTGCCGGAGCTGGTCATTCCGAAGAATATGGGGCGTGTCAATGCTCTGATTGAGCCTATTATGATGCTCGGCCATTCGCTGGCGCTTGGGCTTGTTGCCCTTGCATTTCCGGCTATCCTCTCCGTCACTTGGCTGCACTATCTTCTGGCAGTATGTACGCTGCTGGTTTGTGTGTATTACGGTTTCGCCCTCCCTCCGCTGGTCCGAAGACTGGCCTTGAATAAGGCAGCGGCTTCGGCGGCTGAACGGGCAAGCTAG
- a CDS encoding TetR family transcriptional regulator, translating into MSPRISDRQKEERRSKILNAAKLVFTAKGYEAATFKDILDETGMSRGWIYLYFQTKEEIFEALLDQQDMEYEEYLAELTAKQPTIWDAVIRMYADQKTDLMQMPGGSFMPAFYEYFLGGSRDERRRSLLLKRYETGLSRLEGLLRTGVERGEFSPVLPLAQVTRIAAAYQEGISTHTLAVGPELAHTELQIEALLDYLKQLLNPPLRPAAQE; encoded by the coding sequence ATGTCACCGAGAATCTCCGATCGGCAGAAGGAAGAACGGCGCTCCAAAATCCTGAATGCTGCGAAGCTGGTATTCACCGCTAAAGGCTACGAAGCCGCTACCTTCAAGGATATCCTGGATGAAACCGGAATGAGCCGCGGCTGGATCTATCTGTATTTTCAGACCAAGGAGGAAATCTTCGAGGCGCTGCTGGACCAGCAGGACATGGAATATGAGGAGTATCTGGCGGAGCTGACAGCTAAGCAGCCTACAATCTGGGATGCCGTCATCCGGATGTATGCAGATCAGAAGACGGACCTTATGCAGATGCCGGGCGGGAGCTTCATGCCAGCCTTCTATGAGTATTTCCTGGGCGGCTCAAGGGATGAGCGGCGGCGGAGCCTGCTGTTGAAGCGGTACGAGACAGGTCTTTCACGCTTAGAAGGGCTGCTTCGCACAGGAGTGGAGCGCGGGGAATTCAGCCCTGTGCTGCCGCTTGCCCAGGTAACAAGAATTGCCGCAGCGTACCAGGAAGGAATTTCCACACACACTCTGGCTGTCGGGCCAGAGCTAGCCCATACGGAATTGCAGATCGAAGCACTGCTTGATTATCTGAAGCAGCTGCTGAACCCCCCGCTCCGTCCGGCGGCTCAGGAATAG
- a CDS encoding LacI family DNA-binding transcriptional regulator: protein MSKKRVTSFDVAKRAGVSRSVVSAVLNDTPGIGVGADTREAVLEAIRELNYHVDAGARSMKTGRSMTLAAYGDTRHPLFIRLLEGMQRECELGGYHILLCSPRPKGNAGGRAELLELYHQRKIDGIVTLDHTSYKDEEWASLVSAAGVPYVSVEGYAEVPDVHSVLADYSGSVESAMNYLMRKGTAQQPGPVYAEVYHALDTDNWAERNRREAYTSWCTSRGMEPEIIRLAEHGGEWADCLQRLTVGSGQPSAPLLVNWSSAIPDLYRAAHKLGLRIGEDLRIMAADNTIQGDRLSLPSLSCVEIPYVTMGEEAVRCLLAQMSGGNGDMSGGTGNKAGQAGKIWLPAVLKAGESA, encoded by the coding sequence ATGAGCAAAAAAAGAGTGACCAGCTTCGATGTTGCCAAACGGGCGGGCGTGTCCCGCAGTGTAGTCTCTGCGGTGCTGAACGATACGCCCGGTATAGGGGTTGGAGCAGATACACGCGAGGCTGTGCTGGAAGCGATCCGTGAGCTGAATTATCATGTGGACGCGGGTGCGCGAAGCATGAAGACGGGCAGAAGCATGACGCTTGCCGCTTACGGAGATACGCGCCATCCACTATTTATCCGGCTGCTGGAAGGGATGCAGCGGGAGTGTGAGCTGGGCGGGTATCACATTCTGCTCTGTTCCCCGCGCCCCAAGGGGAATGCGGGCGGCAGGGCCGAGCTGCTGGAATTGTATCACCAGCGGAAGATTGACGGGATAGTTACCCTGGACCACACCAGCTACAAGGATGAGGAGTGGGCGTCCCTTGTCAGCGCTGCCGGAGTCCCTTATGTCTCCGTGGAAGGGTACGCGGAAGTACCGGATGTACACTCTGTACTGGCTGATTATTCAGGCAGTGTAGAGAGCGCAATGAATTATTTGATGCGGAAAGGCACGGCACAGCAGCCGGGACCGGTCTATGCCGAGGTGTATCATGCGCTTGACACGGATAACTGGGCGGAGCGGAACCGCCGGGAAGCCTACACAAGCTGGTGTACATCGCGCGGGATGGAGCCGGAAATTATCCGTTTGGCAGAGCATGGCGGAGAATGGGCAGATTGTCTCCAGAGACTTACGGTGGGCAGCGGCCAGCCGTCTGCGCCGCTCCTGGTTAACTGGTCGAGCGCGATCCCCGACCTGTACCGTGCTGCTCATAAGCTGGGCCTGAGGATCGGCGAAGACCTGCGCATTATGGCAGCAGACAACACGATTCAAGGCGACAGGCTCAGCCTGCCCTCCTTAAGCTGCGTGGAGATCCCCTATGTCACTATGGGGGAGGAAGCCGTCCGCTGCTTGCTCGCGCAGATGAGCGGCGGGAACGGGGACATGAGCGGCGGGACCGGGAATAAGGCTGGTCAGGCCGGGAAAATCTGGCTCCCGGCCGTGTTGAAGGCGGGAGAAAGTGCGTAG
- a CDS encoding alpha-mannosidase — MFWTEDKLGARLRELESYRYREGITLEEWQVTEDPEGANGAYPPVLDGDRKLLTGEYWTGYDAYLWLYRKVTVPAEWQGKRVVGLFDFGRTGGGNNGGFESLLYLDGKPYQGVDSNHQEVFLEDSVAGRELDFTFRLWSGLNGDGQLIPQEHKIKRSELAYLDESTDNLYYTGRAALGTIKQLQDSQIQKHELLTALNKAFNLLDWSRPGSEAFYASVQEAESSLLADLSRLEQEHPVTVTAIGHTHIDVAWLWRLTHTREKAARSFSTVLRLMKQFPEYIFLQTQPQLYAYIKQDYPEIYQEIKERVEEGRWEAGGAMWLEADCNLTSGESLVRQILYGTKFFREEFGVDCKYLWLPDVFGYSWALPQILRKSGIDTFMTTKISWSQYNRMPHDTFQWRGIDGSEVLTHFITTPEGPESGAWYYTYNGLIEPFSVQGIWEQYRDKNLNRELLLSYGYGDGGGGVNREMLEMRRRLDMMPGLPQVKTGRAAEYFERLNETIDATDEYVHTWDGELYLEYHRGTYTSQAYNKKMNRKLELLYREAEWLQMLWAAESGGFGQYPADSLLEGWQTILRNQFHDIIPGSSIHEVYEDSRVEYAEAEQIGLAARTAAVEGLAGLASVPAEGAPAGLAGLPPAETPMQTEYTLFNSAFFTAPRLAAVPHVGENAIWTDAEGNRLTAQRSRGQWLVETAAVPAMGSTVIVAAEPGGTEAAHPEPTVPFRWQDSTLTTPYYILEWNGSGQLSRIFDRRAEREVLAQGECGNVLQVFEDKPKMFDAWDIDLFYQEKMRIISDLRSVKLTECGPLQAVLEFVWGYMDSSIVQKVKVYAGSARIDFETYVDWHEQQQLLKAAFPVAVRATEATYDIQFGNVKRPTHWNTSWDYARFESVGHQWADLSERGYGVSLLNDCKYGYDIKDHTMRLSLIKSATSPDRLADQGEHNFTYALLPHEGDWVAAGTVQEAWALNQPLLAVQGAYTAGAGKSLITCDAPNIAIDAVKLAEDGSGCIVRLHEFTGTRCTTNVSSDYAVSSWQLRDLMERPLDTKAVEIPAIRLDFKPYEIHTVHLTFA; from the coding sequence ATGTTCTGGACAGAAGATAAGCTTGGTGCACGGTTGAGAGAGCTTGAGAGTTACAGGTACCGTGAGGGGATTACACTTGAGGAATGGCAGGTTACTGAGGATCCGGAGGGAGCTAATGGTGCCTATCCACCCGTACTTGATGGGGACAGGAAGCTGCTGACCGGGGAGTATTGGACCGGCTATGATGCTTATCTGTGGCTGTACCGTAAGGTAACCGTGCCTGCCGAATGGCAGGGCAAACGTGTTGTCGGGCTGTTCGATTTCGGGCGCACCGGCGGGGGGAATAACGGCGGGTTCGAATCGCTGCTGTACCTGGACGGGAAGCCATATCAGGGGGTCGACTCCAACCATCAGGAGGTATTCCTGGAAGACAGTGTGGCCGGCCGGGAGCTGGATTTCACCTTCCGCTTATGGTCGGGCTTGAACGGCGACGGTCAGCTGATTCCGCAGGAGCACAAGATCAAGCGGTCGGAGCTGGCGTATCTGGATGAGTCCACTGACAATCTCTATTATACCGGCCGGGCTGCGCTGGGTACGATCAAGCAGCTGCAAGACAGCCAGATTCAGAAGCATGAGCTGCTAACCGCTTTGAACAAGGCCTTCAACCTGCTGGACTGGTCCAGACCTGGAAGCGAAGCGTTCTATGCTTCAGTCCAGGAGGCCGAGTCAAGCCTGCTCGCAGACCTGTCCCGGCTGGAGCAGGAGCATCCGGTAACGGTGACCGCCATCGGCCATACACATATCGATGTGGCCTGGTTATGGCGGCTTACCCACACCCGGGAGAAAGCAGCCCGTTCCTTCTCGACGGTACTCCGGCTGATGAAGCAGTTCCCGGAGTACATTTTTTTGCAGACCCAGCCTCAGCTCTATGCGTACATCAAGCAGGATTACCCGGAGATCTATCAGGAGATTAAGGAGCGGGTGGAAGAGGGGCGCTGGGAAGCCGGAGGGGCGATGTGGCTGGAAGCGGACTGTAATCTGACGAGCGGTGAGTCGCTGGTGCGGCAGATTTTGTATGGGACAAAGTTTTTCCGTGAGGAGTTCGGGGTGGACTGTAAATACCTATGGCTGCCGGATGTGTTCGGTTATAGCTGGGCGCTGCCGCAGATTCTGCGTAAATCGGGCATCGACACCTTCATGACGACCAAGATCAGCTGGAGCCAATACAACCGGATGCCGCATGATACGTTCCAGTGGAGAGGGATTGACGGCAGCGAGGTGCTGACCCACTTCATCACGACGCCGGAGGGCCCTGAATCGGGGGCCTGGTATTACACCTATAACGGGCTGATCGAGCCTTTCTCCGTGCAGGGCATCTGGGAGCAGTACCGCGACAAGAACCTGAACCGCGAGCTGCTGCTGTCCTACGGATACGGGGACGGGGGCGGCGGTGTCAACCGCGAGATGCTGGAGATGCGGCGGCGGTTGGATATGATGCCGGGTCTTCCGCAGGTGAAGACGGGCCGGGCAGCGGAGTACTTCGAACGGCTCAATGAGACGATAGACGCTACGGATGAGTATGTGCATACCTGGGATGGGGAGCTATACTTGGAGTACCACCGGGGAACTTATACAAGCCAGGCCTATAATAAAAAAATGAACCGCAAGCTGGAGCTGCTCTACCGCGAAGCGGAATGGCTGCAGATGCTCTGGGCGGCGGAGAGCGGCGGATTCGGCCAGTATCCGGCGGACTCGCTCCTGGAAGGCTGGCAGACCATTCTGCGCAACCAGTTCCACGATATTATTCCCGGCTCCTCCATTCATGAGGTGTACGAGGATTCCCGGGTAGAATATGCGGAAGCGGAGCAGATTGGCCTGGCAGCGCGGACAGCGGCTGTGGAGGGACTTGCCGGTCTCGCATCTGTCCCTGCCGAGGGGGCACCTGCGGGACTTGCCGGTCTCCCTCCGGCAGAAACCCCGATGCAGACGGAATACACGCTGTTTAACAGCGCCTTCTTCACCGCTCCCCGGCTGGCAGCCGTGCCTCATGTTGGAGAGAATGCTATCTGGACAGACGCCGAGGGTAACCGGCTGACTGCCCAGCGCTCCCGCGGGCAGTGGCTGGTGGAGACGGCGGCGGTCCCGGCAATGGGCAGTACAGTGATTGTTGCCGCTGAGCCTGGCGGTACCGAAGCCGCTCATCCAGAACCTACCGTTCCTTTCCGCTGGCAGGATTCCACACTGACCACTCCTTATTATATTCTGGAGTGGAACGGATCTGGGCAGCTTAGCCGGATCTTCGACCGCCGTGCAGAACGCGAGGTGCTGGCACAGGGCGAATGCGGCAATGTGCTGCAGGTCTTCGAGGATAAGCCAAAGATGTTCGATGCCTGGGATATCGATCTGTTCTACCAGGAGAAGATGCGGATCATCAGCGATCTGCGTTCCGTCAAGCTGACCGAATGCGGGCCGCTTCAGGCAGTGCTGGAATTCGTCTGGGGCTACATGGATTCCTCCATTGTCCAGAAAGTCAAGGTCTATGCCGGAAGCGCGCGGATTGATTTCGAGACCTATGTAGACTGGCATGAGCAGCAGCAGCTACTGAAGGCAGCCTTCCCTGTGGCCGTGCGGGCTACGGAAGCGACCTATGATATCCAGTTCGGCAATGTGAAGCGGCCGACTCACTGGAATACAAGCTGGGATTATGCGCGGTTCGAGAGCGTGGGGCATCAGTGGGCCGATCTGTCGGAGCGGGGCTACGGGGTCAGCCTGCTGAACGACTGCAAATACGGCTATGACATCAAGGATCATACGATGCGGCTGTCGCTGATCAAATCGGCAACCAGCCCGGACCGGCTGGCGGATCAGGGCGAGCACAACTTTACGTATGCCCTGCTTCCGCATGAAGGGGATTGGGTGGCTGCGGGCACGGTGCAGGAAGCGTGGGCGCTGAACCAGCCCCTTTTGGCCGTGCAAGGTGCCTATACCGCCGGAGCCGGCAAATCCCTGATCACCTGCGATGCCCCGAACATTGCGATCGATGCCGTGAAGCTGGCGGAAGACGGCAGCGGCTGTATCGTCCGGCTGCATGAGTTCACCGGAACACGCTGCACGACGAATGTCAGCAGCGATTATGCCGTCTCCTCCTGGCAGCTGCGCGATCTGATGGAGCGCCCGCTGGACACAAAAGCAGTAGAAATTCCAGCGATCCGGCTTGATTTCAAGCCTTATGAGATCCATACGGTTCATTTAACTTTTGCCTGA
- a CDS encoding ABC-F family ATP-binding cassette domain-containing protein, with product MIKVQHLSFSFPQKELYTDISFTLEEAQHCAFIGTSGSGKSTLIDILMDRDRYLFDGSIEMEPDFSIGYVSQFAKPDLSADITVFEYIAGPFIKLQEEIQLICTEMETSADIEPLLEKYQLALDAFEALGGEDYESLIHKKLNLADLMKRRDLKVSELSGGEFKLVQVMKEILNRPDFLIMDEPDVFLDFENLNALRQLINSHKGILLVVTHNRYLLNHCFNKIIHLENKELQEFDGRYLEYNLSLLQTKIELQELALAEQEEIERNDVIIDNLRAIATYNSEASRGRALKARVKFQERLEARRIKAPFVDIKQPQIHLGMVHEPQDDDAPVVTVQEYRAAFDELLLDKVSFEMKAGDKVALIGPNGTGKTTLLRDIARGQHDSITLSPEATVAYLSQLQGEVLTDSNTLLEEFIEAGMATYDEIRSHLADYGFEGEIVNQRIEALSGGEKNLLQLAKVSALKANVLLLDEPTSHLDTYTQIALDQAIQEYKGAILMISHDFYSVVNGMDYVLIIDNKTIRKMTIKKFKKMIYARHFDKDYLELEQKKKAAETRVELALKDNNFELAKSLVAHLEELIKLM from the coding sequence ATGATTAAAGTTCAACACCTGTCCTTCTCCTTCCCGCAAAAAGAGCTCTACACTGACATTTCGTTTACGCTCGAAGAGGCGCAGCATTGCGCTTTTATCGGAACCAGCGGCAGCGGAAAAAGCACCCTGATCGACATCCTGATGGACCGGGACAGATATTTGTTCGACGGCAGCATTGAGATGGAGCCTGATTTCAGCATCGGGTATGTCAGCCAGTTTGCCAAGCCGGACCTGTCTGCCGACATCACCGTGTTTGAATATATAGCCGGACCCTTCATTAAGCTACAGGAGGAAATACAGCTCATCTGCACAGAGATGGAGACCTCGGCGGATATTGAGCCGCTGCTGGAGAAGTATCAACTGGCTCTGGACGCTTTTGAGGCCTTGGGCGGAGAGGATTACGAGAGCCTCATTCACAAAAAGCTGAATCTGGCTGATCTCATGAAGCGCAGAGACCTCAAGGTATCCGAGCTGAGCGGCGGGGAATTCAAGCTCGTTCAGGTCATGAAGGAAATTCTGAACCGTCCTGACTTCCTGATTATGGATGAGCCGGATGTATTTCTGGACTTCGAGAACCTGAATGCGCTCCGGCAGCTGATTAACTCGCATAAGGGAATTCTGCTGGTGGTTACGCACAACCGTTATCTGCTTAACCATTGTTTTAACAAGATTATTCATCTGGAAAATAAGGAGCTTCAAGAGTTTGACGGCCGCTATCTGGAATACAACCTCTCCCTGCTACAGACCAAAATAGAGCTGCAGGAGCTGGCCCTCGCCGAACAGGAAGAGATTGAGCGCAACGATGTGATCATCGACAACCTACGTGCGATCGCCACGTATAATTCAGAAGCCTCCAGAGGGAGAGCGCTGAAAGCGAGAGTGAAGTTTCAAGAGAGACTGGAAGCCCGCAGAATCAAAGCGCCGTTCGTGGACATTAAGCAGCCGCAGATTCATTTGGGAATGGTGCATGAGCCGCAGGACGACGACGCGCCTGTGGTGACAGTCCAGGAGTACCGGGCGGCCTTCGATGAACTGCTGCTGGACAAGGTTAGCTTCGAGATGAAGGCTGGTGATAAAGTCGCCCTGATCGGTCCGAACGGTACCGGCAAAACAACCCTGCTGCGCGATATCGCGCGGGGCCAGCACGACTCTATAACCCTGAGCCCGGAGGCTACGGTAGCTTATCTGTCCCAGCTTCAAGGCGAAGTGCTGACAGATTCGAACACCCTGCTCGAAGAATTCATCGAGGCCGGAATGGCTACGTATGATGAGATCCGCTCCCATCTGGCAGACTACGGCTTTGAAGGCGAGATCGTGAACCAGAGAATAGAAGCCCTGTCCGGCGGCGAAAAAAATCTGCTCCAGCTGGCCAAGGTATCTGCCCTGAAAGCCAATGTCCTGCTGCTCGATGAGCCGACCAGCCATCTGGACACCTACACGCAAATCGCGCTGGACCAAGCCATCCAGGAGTACAAGGGCGCGATTCTTATGATCTCGCATGACTTCTATTCCGTGGTCAACGGGATGGACTATGTCCTGATTATTGACAATAAGACAATCCGCAAGATGACGATCAAGAAATTCAAGAAGATGATCTATGCCCGGCATTTCGATAAAGATTATCTGGAGCTGGAGCAGAAGAAGAAAGCAGCCGAGACCCGGGTAGAACTGGCGCTGAAGGATAACAATTTCGAGCTTGCCAAAAGTCTGGTTGCCCACCTGGAAGAGCTGATTAAGCTGATGTAA